The following is a genomic window from Archangium lipolyticum.
AGCACAGGAGCACTCATGGCCCAGTGGACCCAGTTCGTCACCCCTGGCGGACAGATCGACTTTCCCGAGGATCCGATGAAGCAGCAGTCGCTCGTCCAACAGTGGACGACGAACCTGACTGGCTTCACCAACCAGGGCATCACTGGCAACCCGTGGACGTCCACGAACGCCGCCAACCAGAATTGGTATTTCAATCCGGTGACGACGGACACCAGTCAGGGCATATACGCCCCCATCCAGTGGAGTCCGTTCCCTGGCCGCATCCAGGCCTACAACCCCAGCATGCCGATGGGCCAGCAGTTCCAGCTGGCGGATACCGGCTACTACGTCGACTCCAACAACACGCGGCAGACGTTCCCCGCCATCACCACCAATCTCTGTCCGAATGGTGATGCTCCCGCCCAGCCCATTCCCTACGGCCCCTATGGTCCGCGCGGCTGGCAGGACGAGTACTGCGAGTGGAGCGTCCTGCGGGATCCCTCCACCGGGAAGATTCTCCGCATCGACTTCACCTGCGAGAACCCGGAGTACTGGAACACGCTGTGGATGGTTGATCCGTTGAAGGTGCTCGAGCTGTACCAGAAGACGCTCGACAAGCCGCAGATCCAGATGGATGACCTGTGCCTGCATGACAGCAACGGGCGAGTGGTGATGGATCCGTCCACCGGGCGGCCGGCCTACAACCCGCTCAACAAGTGGAACAGCGGCCCGTTCTCCACGGCCACGCAAGGCGGGGCGATGCACCTGACCAGCACGCCCAATACCATCCAGACGGAGATCGGCCTGGCCGCGGCGGCCACCATCCCGCGCACGGTGGGCAACGGCAATCCCACCACCCTCATCTGCTGTGCACAGTACGGCCAGATCGGCCGCAACAGCGATCCCACGATCGGCGCCTCGGTGAACCGGCTGACCGCGCCCCAGAGCGGAGAGCCCACCATGGTGACACTTGCCAACCCACCGGGCCTCTACATCCAACAGCCGGACTTCTCGAGCTACACGACGCCCGACAACACGCCCGCGAGCACCTTCTGGCGCATCGTGCGCGGCGCCCCGACGTTGACCGATCCCAACGGCACCCAGCTGCCCGGCAACTTCATCCTCCATGCCGTCTTCGAGGTGCCCCCCAGCTATGGCTATACCGTCAGCGACATCTCCATCAGCGGCGCGCCCATCAAGTGGGCGGGTCAGGTGGCGCAGACGTTCCAGATGCACATCATCGGCATGGGCATCCCCAAGACACCCGGGCAGACCGCGCAGCCCTGCGTCGACTCGCCGGCCACGCCCGCGCCACAACCGCTGCAGTTGTTCCATGCCTCGGTGTTCAACGCCCTGTACAACACGCCCGTCCCCAACCCCGTGGGCCAGCAGATGAGCCTGGCCAGCAACAGCACGCTGATCGCGCCGCTGGTGACGGTGGGCCAGCAGAAGGTGCCCATGGTGCTGGTGGTGGGCATGGATTTGTCGAGCCCCAAGCCCGACGTCTCCTTCGGAGATGGCATCACCGTCGAGGTGCAGGGAATGCGCAGCGTCACCTACGCCATCCCGGGCAATACCTATCCGTCCACTTCGGTGGCCGTGGACATCCTCGTCAGCGTTGCCTCCACCGCCATCTCCGGGCTCAAGGGCGTCACCGTCACCCCGTCAGGTCAGAATGCATCGCAGTTCGTCGCCATGCCCGCGCTCCTGAACGTGGTGGGCCTGTGAGCTGAGCAGGCCCTGCCAGGAATCCATCCCCGAGAAGTCCTCGCGGCGGGAGGAGCCTCTCCCGCCGTGATTCCTCGTCCTGTTCCATGAGGTCTCCCATGCGTTCCCGCCTGCTGCTCGTGTTGATGGTGTTTGCCACCGTGCTGGGCATTGGCGCCTGCGGTGCCAGGCGCTCGTCTTCCACACCCGCTCCTTCCACTCCCGCCCCCGGGCCCGATACCGAGAGCGCCTCCGGAACCAGCCTTCCCACAGCCTCCGCGCCCCCCTCCTTCAATTGCAATGGAACCGAGGTGCCGATCAACCCGGTCATCCCTCCAGATTTCTCCGAGAACACCCAGCAGGCGGCCAATTGCTTCGCGTGGTCCGAGTTCATCTCCCTCAACTGGCCGGTTTCGGCGCTGGATGGAGGGACGGATGCGGGCTTCGGTACCCCGGGAGATCTGAGCCCCACGCAGTGGCAGACGTTCATGAGCGCGGATGATCTCTTCCCTCCGGACGGGAGCGCGCCGCCCCCCTGGGGCACCCAGCCCCAGGTGACACCGGAGTGCGCCGCCGAGGCCGGACTCACCGCCGAGCAGGCACGCAAGGTGATGCCGCTGATGATGATCTCCAAGTTCTCCACGCAGTTCCGCCCCCCGGACAACGCGCAGGCGTTCCCGCAGAATGCGCCCTCGTGGCTCGGATCCCAGAATGGCAAGGCGGTCTGGTATGAGATCCGTGTCAGCCAGCCCGAGTATGACTTCGTCGCCAACAATGGGCTCTACACCGCGCAGGGCCAGCAGGCCTGGGTGGACGGCGGCACTGGCAAGCCCATCGTGCTCCCCAAGGGCAACCTCTCCACGGGAGAGCTCGGCTCCATCGAGCTCAAGGCGGCCTGGATGGAGGTGACGGACTCGCAAGATGCGAAGTGGAACCGCTACAAGCTCATGCAGGCGATCGTCCCGGATCTCGTCACCCAGAAGTGCCGCACGGCCACGGTGGCACTGGTGGGGCTGCACATCATCCACAAGACGAACAACCAGGACACCTGGGTGTGGGCCACGTTCGAGCACGTCGACAACGCGCCCACCCAGGGCCAGTCCCCAGGCACCACGGACTGGAACTTCCACAACCCCCAGTGCCAGCCCCAGGTGGTCAACAACGTCGCGCCGCAGTGCTCGCCGGACGGAGGAAGCTCCTTCACGATCGGCTGCACCCCGAACATACCGCCTCCCTATTACCTGGGAGCGGGCTGCCCGCCTCCAGTCCCCATCCAGGTCACGCGAGTGACGGCGATCGACTCGTATGCCGCGAGCCAGAATCAGGCCACGCAACAGGCGATCGCGCAGAACTACCCGGGCTCCGTCTGGCAGTACTACCAGCTCATCAACGTGCTCTGGTCCACCAACCCGACTCCGGAGCCGACCGCGCCCAAGAAGGTGCCGCTGACGTTCCAGAGCATGCAGCCCTCGTCCAACACCGCGGTGGCCAACACCACGATGGAGACCTACTTCCAAGGTATCGACCCGACGACCTACGAGGCCAGACACTGCCTGACGTGCCACAAGTTCGCGTCCATCGCCGGGACGACGCAGAACCCGAACCCGGGCTGGGACTCGGACTTCAGCTTCATCTTCGGCACCGCGGCGGATGTGTCCGCCACCGGCGCCAAGGCCGTGCCGAAGAGCTCCAAGCAGAAGGTCCCGCCGGCACGGCAGCCTCCCCAGATACGGCGGATCACCCGCTGACACCCACTCCGCTCATCGAACGCACGGCATTCCCGCGCCTCTCGAGCTTGGAGCCGCGTCGAGAAGTCCCTCGCGGCCGACGAGAAACCACCACGAATCATTATTCCAGGACCGTGGGGTGCGCACCGCCGCCGGAGAGCGCCGCTCAATGGAGCCACCAGGTTCAGCTCCTTCCTGCTTCAGACCCACACCGCGCTGCACCCGACCAGCTGGTGCCGTTGAACCAATGTCATGCCTCCGCCGGGTCGAACGATGCATGAACGCCGTCCCACGCGTGAGCCGATTCGCGCGCGGTGAGACGGTGAGACACGACCGTCCCGAGGGAAACACCGTCGGCACGCGTGTTGCTCTTGTCGCGCCGCGTGGACGGAGGGCGGGATGGAGAGGATGGCGGCGGTGGCGATGGTGGAGTGGGTGGAGTCCGCGGGCGATGGGTCGGTGAGGGAGGAGAAGGAGACGCTTGCGGAGGCGGAGAGCCCCCGGGAGCGCCTCTTCAGGTTGGGGGCGGCGGCCCTCACCGACCCGGAGCTTCTCTCCGTATTGCTGGGTTCGGGCTCGCGCACGCGGGCGCTGGCGGAAGCACTGCTCGCCACGAGCGGTGGGCTCAAGGCGCTGGTGCAGAGGGATCCACGCGAGCTGTGCACACGCATGGGGCCGGCGCGGACGGCGCAGATGATGGCGGCGCTGGAGCTCGGGCGTCGCGCCCAGCGCGTCACCGAGCGGCGGCCCCGCCTGCGCACCCCCAAGGAGATCCACGCCTATCTCGCGCCCCACCTGAGCGCGCTGCGGCGCGAGGTGTTCCACGTGCTGTGCTTCAACGCGCGCAACGTGCTGCTGCTCGATGCCCGGGTGGCCGAGGGCACCATCAACGCGTGCCCGGTGGACCCCCGCGAGGTCTTCGCCGCGGCCATCAGCTCGCGCGCCACCGCCATCGTGCTGGCCCACAACCACCCCTCGGGAGACCCGGAGCCCTCGGGGCAGGACCTGGGCCTCACCGCCCAGCTCATCGAGGCGGGCCGGGTGCTGGGCATCAAGGTGTTGGATCACGTGGTGGTGGGAGACGGGACGTACACCTCGATGCTCGAGCGGGGCGAGCTGCCGCTGCTGGGCGCGGAGACGCGGGGACCATGGAGCATGGAAGGAGGACGTGGATGATGCTGGGTGCGGTGGGCGTGGTGGCGTGTGGCGGTGGCGCGGTGCAGGTGGAGCTGCTGGAGGACGAGGTGGCGCAGGTGGTGCCCCTGGGCGGGGGCCCAGCACGCACGGTGCCTCGCTCCACCCTCCCCTCGAATGTGCGGGAGGGAGACGTGGTGCGGGACGGCCGCCTGGATGCCGAGCTGGGAGCCCGGCTGGCGCGGGAGGTGGCCGAATGGCGGGCGCGCCTGGCCGTTCCAGTACCTATCGGGCTGGACCTCGACTCAGGAGCCTCTGAGTCGTTGACGACCAGGAAGGAGTAGTGAATATGCGGCGGATGCCGGTGGCCCTGCCCTACTTCGAGCAAGCCCAGGAGGGTCTGGTCCGCCATTTCGGACTGAGCGAGTTCAGGCCCGGGCAGGCCCAGGTCATCAGCTCCGTGCTGAGCGGGCGTAACACCGTGGTGGTGATGCCCACGGGCGCTGGGAAGAGCCTGTGCTACCAGCTCCCCGCCATGCTGCTGTCCGGGGTGACGCTCGTCATCTCCCCCCTCATCGCGCTGATGAAGGATCAGGTGGAACAGCTCACCGCGCGCGGCATCTCCGCCACGTTCATCAACTCGTCCCTGTCGGACATGGAGCGCGCGGACCGCATCCGCCGCATGCGCGCGGGGGACTTCAAGCTCGTCTACGTGGCGCCCGAGCGCTTCCGCAGCCCGAGCTTCCTGGACGCCCTCGCCCAGGTGGGGGTGGAGCTGCTCGCGGTGGACGAGGCCCACTGCATCTCCCAGTGGGGCCATGACTTCCGGCCGGACTACGCGCAGCTC
Proteins encoded in this region:
- the radC gene encoding RadC family protein, with the translated sequence MERMAAVAMVEWVESAGDGSVREEKETLAEAESPRERLFRLGAAALTDPELLSVLLGSGSRTRALAEALLATSGGLKALVQRDPRELCTRMGPARTAQMMAALELGRRAQRVTERRPRLRTPKEIHAYLAPHLSALRREVFHVLCFNARNVLLLDARVAEGTINACPVDPREVFAAAISSRATAIVLAHNHPSGDPEPSGQDLGLTAQLIEAGRVLGIKVLDHVVVGDGTYTSMLERGELPLLGAETRGPWSMEGGRG
- a CDS encoding DUF3006 domain-containing protein is translated as MMLGAVGVVACGGGAVQVELLEDEVAQVVPLGGGPARTVPRSTLPSNVREGDVVRDGRLDAELGARLAREVAEWRARLAVPVPIGLDLDSGASESLTTRKE
- a CDS encoding cytochrome c family protein; this encodes MRSRLLLVLMVFATVLGIGACGARRSSSTPAPSTPAPGPDTESASGTSLPTASAPPSFNCNGTEVPINPVIPPDFSENTQQAANCFAWSEFISLNWPVSALDGGTDAGFGTPGDLSPTQWQTFMSADDLFPPDGSAPPPWGTQPQVTPECAAEAGLTAEQARKVMPLMMISKFSTQFRPPDNAQAFPQNAPSWLGSQNGKAVWYEIRVSQPEYDFVANNGLYTAQGQQAWVDGGTGKPIVLPKGNLSTGELGSIELKAAWMEVTDSQDAKWNRYKLMQAIVPDLVTQKCRTATVALVGLHIIHKTNNQDTWVWATFEHVDNAPTQGQSPGTTDWNFHNPQCQPQVVNNVAPQCSPDGGSSFTIGCTPNIPPPYYLGAGCPPPVPIQVTRVTAIDSYAASQNQATQQAIAQNYPGSVWQYYQLINVLWSTNPTPEPTAPKKVPLTFQSMQPSSNTAVANTTMETYFQGIDPTTYEARHCLTCHKFASIAGTTQNPNPGWDSDFSFIFGTAADVSATGAKAVPKSSKQKVPPARQPPQIRRITR